From Candidatus Vondammii sp. HM_W22, one genomic window encodes:
- a CDS encoding leucyl aminopeptidase, whose product MEYPLRSGDPSKLRTACLVLGIFSKRNLSEPAITVDKASKSFLGRILKKGDMDGKSGQFLMLYDVPGIRAERVLLIGLGAKKDFDLSAYRKAMAKSATILSESHTTEAANTLSLVEPQGSDIYTQMRESVTTIERQFYRFDQCKSNVEEIKRPLKKMGLFIGDRRSAKRAEQAIAHGCAIARGTSLAKTLANLPGNICTPSYLAKEALALGRQSPKLKVKILDEKQMEGLGMRALLSVSRGSRQPAKLIVMEYKGSSDKSKPVVLVGKGLTFDAGGISIKPSAGMDEMKYDMCGAASVLGTMAACVEMALPINLVGIVPSSENLPDGDANKPGDIVTSMSGQTIEILNTDAEGRLILCDALTYTERFNPAAVIDIATLTGACVVALGAHASGLLGTDDALVNELLAAGESSGDRAWQLPLWDDYQEQLDSNFADIANIGGKGGGTITAGCFLSRFTKKYKWAHLDIAGTAWKSGAQKGATGRPVPMLSEFLLKRCGLGK is encoded by the coding sequence ATGGAATACCCTCTGAGATCCGGTGATCCCAGCAAACTGCGTACGGCCTGCCTAGTCCTCGGCATCTTCTCCAAGCGCAATCTTTCTGAACCTGCAATCACCGTAGACAAAGCCAGCAAAAGCTTTCTGGGGAGAATTCTGAAGAAAGGCGACATGGATGGCAAAAGCGGTCAATTCCTGATGCTCTACGATGTCCCAGGCATCCGCGCTGAACGGGTATTACTGATTGGGTTGGGGGCAAAAAAGGATTTTGATCTTTCAGCCTATCGCAAGGCGATGGCCAAGAGCGCCACTATTCTAAGCGAAAGCCACACCACGGAAGCCGCCAATACGCTCTCCCTTGTAGAGCCGCAGGGAAGCGACATCTACACCCAGATGCGGGAATCGGTTACCACGATTGAACGGCAATTCTACCGCTTCGATCAGTGCAAAAGCAACGTGGAGGAAATAAAGCGCCCACTGAAAAAGATGGGGCTGTTTATCGGCGATCGCCGCAGTGCCAAGCGTGCCGAACAGGCTATCGCTCATGGTTGCGCCATCGCCCGGGGCACATCCCTGGCAAAGACCCTCGCCAATCTGCCCGGTAATATCTGCACACCAAGCTACCTGGCCAAAGAGGCACTCGCCCTTGGCCGTCAATCGCCTAAGCTGAAGGTGAAAATCCTTGACGAGAAGCAGATGGAAGGATTGGGCATGAGAGCCCTTCTTTCAGTCTCCCGGGGCAGCAGGCAACCGGCAAAGTTGATTGTTATGGAATACAAAGGGAGCAGCGATAAGAGTAAGCCGGTGGTCCTGGTAGGCAAAGGCCTTACTTTTGATGCCGGCGGCATTTCGATCAAGCCTTCCGCAGGCATGGATGAGATGAAATACGATATGTGCGGCGCCGCCAGCGTGCTGGGCACTATGGCCGCTTGTGTGGAGATGGCGTTACCGATCAACCTAGTCGGCATTGTACCCTCTTCGGAAAACCTGCCGGATGGCGACGCCAACAAACCCGGGGACATAGTCACCAGCATGTCAGGGCAAACCATTGAGATACTCAATACCGATGCGGAAGGACGCCTGATCCTCTGCGATGCGCTCACCTATACCGAACGATTCAACCCCGCCGCAGTAATCGATATTGCCACCCTCACCGGGGCTTGCGTAGTGGCTTTGGGAGCCCACGCTTCAGGGTTGCTGGGAACTGACGATGCGCTGGTGAATGAACTGCTGGCAGCAGGTGAGAGCAGCGGTGACCGTGCCTGGCAACTGCCGCTTTGGGATGACTACCAGGAGCAACTGGACAGCAACTTTGCCGATATAGCAAACATTGGCGGTAAAGGAGGTGGCACCATCACTGCCGGCTGCTTCCTGTCGCGCTTCACCAAGAAGTATAAATGGGCTCACCTGGACATTGCAGGCACTGCATGGAAAAGCGGCGCCCAGAAAGGAGCGACGGGCCGCCCCGTCCCCATGCTATCCGAGTTTCTGCTGAAGCGTTGTGGTCTCGGTAAATGA
- a CDS encoding DNA polymerase III subunit chi, whose product MTQVDFYILGDQAKGDRYQLACRIADKAWQSNRRIYLNTNSEAESRHIDRLLWTYREGSFLPHGILGESDQAMTPIIIGNGGDAADEHDVLINLANEVPLFFSRFERVAEFIDNDPEIRKSGRDRYRLYRDRGYTLNTYNIDR is encoded by the coding sequence ATGACCCAGGTTGATTTCTACATTCTGGGCGACCAAGCCAAAGGTGACCGATACCAACTGGCCTGCCGTATTGCAGACAAGGCCTGGCAATCGAACCGGCGAATCTACCTCAACACCAACTCCGAAGCTGAATCCAGACACATAGACCGACTTCTCTGGACCTACAGGGAGGGGAGCTTTCTACCCCACGGCATCCTCGGCGAGAGTGACCAGGCGATGACCCCTATTATCATTGGCAATGGTGGCGATGCGGCAGATGAGCACGATGTATTAATCAATCTTGCCAATGAGGTGCCGCTGTTTTTCAGCCGGTTTGAACGGGTGGCGGAATTTATCGATAACGACCCTGAAATCCGCAAATCAGGCCGTGATCGATACCGTCTCTACCGCGACCGGGGCTATACTCTGAATACCTACAACATAGACCGGTAA
- the parC gene encoding DNA topoisomerase IV subunit A translates to MASQIDLSLEGIEQMPLKQFTEKAYLDYSMYVILDRALPHIGDGLKPVQRRIIYAMSELGLSASSKHKKSARTVGDVLGKYHPHGDSACYEAMVLMAQPFSYRYPLVDGQGNWGSPDDPKSFAAMRYTEARLRPYTQVLLSELGHGTVDWVPNFDGTMKEPVVLPARLPNLLLNGTTGIAVGMATDVPPHNLREVASACIRLLESPNSTLEELCEHIQGPDYPTDAEIITPRRELEKTYRTGTGSIRMRARYEREQGDIVITALPHQVSGDKILEQIAYQMQAKKLPMVEDLRDESDHENPTRLVIVPRSNRVDVERLMSHLFASTDLERTYRVNMNVIGLNGRPQVKNLRDMLKEWLEFRFETVRRRLDYRLGKVNERLHLLDGLLVAFLNLDEVIRIVRTEDEPKKVLMSRFDLTEIQVDYILDTKLRQLARLEEMKIRAEQKELATERNRLEKLLSSRQRMKTLIRKEVQADAEKYGDGRRSPIVERFAAEVLDETELAPSEPVTVILSEKGWARTAKGHEIDPTGLNYKAGDRYLGAAQLRSNQSVVFIDTAGRSYSALAHTLPSARSQGEPLTGRLSPPSGALFIAVLGGESDQWYLISSDAGYGFLVQYKDLMAKNKAGKALLTLPKGAKVLPPVPITDMASDRVVAITNEGRMLAFPISELPALSRGKGNKIIGIPPKRVASREEFVVALTCVPEGALLTAVSGKRHINLKGRDLDHYQGEHGRRGSKLPRGFQKVDNIKVG, encoded by the coding sequence ATGGCAAGCCAAATCGATCTGAGTCTGGAAGGCATCGAACAGATGCCGCTGAAACAGTTTACTGAGAAGGCATATCTGGACTACTCCATGTACGTCATTCTCGATCGCGCCCTGCCCCATATCGGGGACGGCCTGAAACCGGTACAGCGGCGTATTATTTATGCCATGTCGGAGTTGGGGCTTTCTGCTTCCTCCAAGCACAAGAAGTCTGCCCGTACGGTGGGTGATGTGCTGGGTAAATACCATCCTCACGGTGACTCAGCCTGCTATGAAGCGATGGTGTTGATGGCCCAACCCTTCTCCTATCGTTACCCGTTGGTAGACGGTCAGGGCAACTGGGGATCGCCGGACGATCCGAAATCTTTTGCCGCCATGCGTTATACCGAGGCGCGTCTGAGACCCTATACTCAGGTGCTGCTGTCCGAGTTGGGCCATGGAACCGTCGATTGGGTGCCTAATTTTGACGGCACCATGAAAGAGCCGGTAGTGTTGCCCGCCCGCCTGCCTAACCTGCTGCTGAACGGAACGACAGGTATTGCTGTGGGTATGGCCACGGATGTTCCGCCGCACAATCTGCGGGAGGTGGCCAGTGCCTGTATCCGCCTACTGGAGAGCCCCAATTCAACTCTGGAAGAGCTGTGTGAGCATATCCAGGGGCCGGATTACCCGACTGATGCGGAGATTATCACTCCCCGTCGTGAGCTGGAGAAAACCTACCGTACCGGTACTGGCAGCATCCGTATGCGTGCGCGATATGAGCGTGAACAGGGAGATATAGTGATCACGGCACTGCCTCATCAGGTGTCAGGTGACAAGATACTGGAGCAGATTGCCTACCAGATGCAGGCGAAAAAACTGCCCATGGTTGAAGATCTGCGCGATGAGTCGGACCATGAAAACCCAACCCGTCTGGTGATTGTCCCGCGCTCCAACCGTGTGGATGTGGAACGTTTGATGTCACACCTATTTGCCTCCACCGACCTGGAGCGCACTTATCGGGTGAATATGAACGTGATCGGCCTGAACGGTCGCCCCCAGGTAAAAAATCTGCGGGATATGCTCAAGGAGTGGCTGGAGTTTCGTTTTGAGACAGTACGCCGCCGATTGGATTATCGCCTTGGCAAGGTGAATGAGCGGTTACACTTGCTGGATGGTTTGCTGGTTGCCTTTCTCAATCTAGATGAGGTGATCCGTATTGTTCGCACCGAGGATGAGCCTAAAAAGGTGCTGATGAGCCGTTTCGACCTGACAGAGATTCAGGTCGACTATATTTTGGACACCAAACTGCGTCAGCTGGCCCGGCTTGAAGAGATGAAGATCCGTGCAGAGCAGAAAGAGCTGGCCACAGAGAGAAACCGCCTGGAAAAACTGCTGAGTTCCCGGCAGCGCATGAAGACGCTGATTCGCAAGGAGGTTCAGGCCGATGCCGAAAAGTATGGTGATGGCCGACGCTCGCCCATTGTAGAGCGTTTTGCCGCAGAGGTGCTGGATGAGACTGAGCTGGCCCCCAGTGAGCCCGTGACGGTTATTCTCTCCGAGAAAGGCTGGGCGCGGACGGCCAAGGGCCATGAGATAGATCCCACCGGCCTCAACTATAAGGCTGGGGATCGGTATCTTGGCGCAGCACAGTTACGCAGTAACCAGTCAGTGGTATTTATCGATACAGCCGGGCGCAGCTACTCGGCGCTGGCTCATACTTTGCCATCTGCGCGCAGTCAGGGAGAGCCTCTGACCGGGCGGCTGTCACCGCCATCCGGCGCTCTGTTTATCGCCGTACTTGGGGGTGAATCTGACCAGTGGTATCTGATCTCATCCGATGCGGGCTATGGTTTCTTGGTGCAATATAAGGATCTGATGGCAAAGAACAAGGCGGGTAAGGCGCTGTTGACTCTGCCTAAAGGGGCCAAGGTTTTGCCCCCGGTGCCGATCACCGATATGGCGAGTGACCGTGTGGTGGCGATTACTAACGAAGGCCGCATGTTGGCTTTCCCTATCTCCGAGCTACCGGCACTTTCCCGGGGCAAGGGAAATAAGATTATCGGCATTCCGCCAAAGCGGGTGGCCAGCAGAGAAGAGTTTGTGGTGGCATTAACCTGCGTTCCTGAAGGTGCCTTACTCACGGCTGTTTCTGGCAAGCGGCACATTAACCTTAAAGGGCGTGATCTGGATCACTATCAGGGTGAGCATGGGCGCCGTGGCAGCAAATTACCCCGCGGTTTCCAGAAGGTGGATAACATCAAGGTGGGGTAG
- a CDS encoding CNP1-like family protein — protein sequence MQKMRVGYFLFSMLSVVLTGSAYGAKTGLEEPHQSLNPNIEEHVWAEETIALPDYPEDEDLLEFDVDLPGSRFRYFIDTKSLGYNKADGIVRYTLVIRSKTGVNNVAYEGMRCTAKEYKVYAYGNGKGVFRSMRKPQWKPLMDTLYTRYRKDLWEFYFCAHKMVDRTPEKMIDAIKYGRFERSEIGFH from the coding sequence ATGCAAAAGATGAGAGTCGGTTATTTTCTATTTTCAATGCTATCTGTTGTTTTAACAGGTAGTGCATATGGGGCAAAGACGGGCCTTGAAGAGCCCCACCAGTCGCTCAACCCTAATATTGAAGAGCATGTATGGGCTGAAGAGACGATTGCTCTGCCGGATTACCCTGAGGATGAGGATCTGCTGGAGTTCGATGTTGATCTGCCGGGTTCTAGGTTTCGTTATTTTATCGATACCAAGTCCCTTGGCTATAATAAGGCAGATGGGATAGTCAGGTACACGTTGGTCATTCGTTCAAAAACGGGGGTCAACAATGTCGCCTATGAGGGGATGCGCTGCACGGCCAAAGAGTACAAGGTTTATGCCTATGGGAATGGCAAAGGTGTCTTTCGCTCCATGCGTAAGCCGCAGTGGAAACCCCTTATGGATACGTTATACACCCGCTACCGGAAGGATCTTTGGGAGTTTTACTTCTGTGCCCACAAGATGGTTGATCGCACCCCTGAAAAGATGATTGATGCGATCAAGTATGGCCGGTTTGAGCGGAGTGAAATAGGCTTTCACTGA
- the parE gene encoding DNA topoisomerase IV subunit B, translating into MTNNSYDASDIEVLSGLEPVRKRPGMYTDTSRPNHLAQEVIDNSVDEAIAGHATTIEVMLFKDGSLQVKDDGRGMPVDMHPKEGLPGVEVILSKLHAGGKFSDKNYQFSGGLHGVGVSVVNVLSKHLEVWVKRGGAEYNIAFADGYKVSDLEEVGTVGRNNTGTRVRFWPNPKYFDSPKFSLRQLLHVLRAKAVLCPGLKLLFTDENAGEKYQWCYQDGLRDYLVDELHGTEILPSQPFIGSMKGNTEVADWAVVWLPEGGEAVTESYVNLIPTIQGGTHVNGLRSGLTEAVREFCEFRNLLPRGVKLTPDDVWNGCSYILSVKLIEPQFSGQTKERLSSRECAAFVSGVVKDCLSLWLNQHTEEGEQIAELAISSAQSRLRAGRKVQRKKVTQGPALPGKLADCSAVDPQRSELFLVEGDSAGGSAKQARDREFQAIMPLRGKILNTWEVDSNEVLASQEVHDISVAIGVEPGIDDLSKLRFGKVCILADADSDGAHIATLLCALFLRHFRKLVQEGHVYVAMPPLYRIDAGKQVFYALDEAEKQGVLDRIAAEKIKGKINVQRFKGLGEMNPSQLRETTIHPDTRRLVQLTVNAADGTDSTVDMLLAKKRASDRKSWLQKKGDLAEV; encoded by the coding sequence ATGACCAACAACTCCTACGATGCTTCCGATATTGAAGTCCTCAGTGGCCTGGAGCCGGTGCGCAAGCGGCCGGGGATGTACACTGATACCAGTCGGCCCAATCATCTGGCTCAGGAGGTGATCGACAATAGTGTAGACGAGGCGATAGCCGGTCATGCAACGACCATCGAGGTGATGTTGTTCAAGGATGGGTCACTGCAAGTGAAGGATGATGGGCGGGGTATGCCGGTGGATATGCACCCAAAAGAGGGTTTGCCAGGGGTTGAGGTTATCCTCAGCAAACTGCATGCTGGTGGCAAATTTTCGGATAAAAATTATCAATTTTCCGGTGGTCTCCACGGCGTCGGTGTTTCGGTTGTCAACGTGCTCTCCAAACACCTTGAAGTTTGGGTCAAGCGCGGTGGTGCTGAGTACAATATCGCTTTTGCCGATGGCTACAAGGTCTCAGATCTGGAAGAGGTGGGGACGGTTGGCAGAAATAATACCGGAACCCGGGTTCGCTTCTGGCCTAACCCCAAATATTTTGATTCCCCAAAATTCTCTTTGCGGCAGTTGCTGCATGTGTTGCGGGCCAAGGCGGTGCTCTGTCCCGGGCTGAAATTGCTGTTCACGGATGAAAATGCCGGTGAAAAATATCAATGGTGTTACCAGGATGGCTTGAGAGATTATCTTGTCGATGAGCTTCATGGGACGGAAATTCTACCGTCTCAACCTTTTATCGGCTCTATGAAAGGCAATACAGAGGTGGCGGACTGGGCTGTGGTCTGGTTGCCTGAGGGTGGCGAAGCGGTCACAGAGAGCTACGTAAACCTGATTCCCACTATCCAGGGGGGTACCCATGTCAATGGGTTGCGCTCTGGCCTCACTGAGGCGGTGCGGGAGTTCTGTGAGTTTAGAAACTTGCTTCCGAGAGGCGTCAAGCTGACTCCTGACGATGTTTGGAACGGCTGCAGCTATATTCTCTCTGTCAAGCTTATTGAGCCCCAGTTTTCCGGGCAGACAAAAGAGCGTTTATCGTCAAGAGAGTGCGCTGCTTTTGTCTCGGGTGTCGTGAAGGACTGTTTAAGTCTCTGGCTCAATCAGCACACGGAGGAGGGAGAGCAGATTGCTGAGCTGGCAATAAGCTCTGCCCAGTCTCGTCTGCGTGCCGGGCGGAAAGTACAGCGTAAAAAAGTGACTCAGGGACCGGCACTGCCGGGTAAGTTGGCGGACTGTAGTGCGGTTGATCCTCAGCGTAGCGAACTCTTTCTGGTGGAGGGCGATTCGGCAGGGGGATCCGCCAAGCAGGCTCGTGACCGGGAATTTCAGGCAATTATGCCGTTGCGGGGCAAGATTCTGAATACCTGGGAGGTTGATTCAAATGAGGTGCTGGCATCCCAGGAGGTGCATGATATTTCTGTGGCGATTGGTGTGGAGCCGGGTATCGATGATCTGAGCAAGCTGCGCTTTGGCAAGGTCTGTATTCTGGCAGATGCTGATTCTGATGGTGCCCATATTGCCACTCTGCTGTGCGCGCTTTTTTTGCGCCACTTCAGGAAACTTGTGCAGGAGGGTCATGTCTATGTTGCGATGCCGCCACTTTACCGTATCGATGCCGGGAAACAGGTTTTTTATGCCTTGGACGAAGCGGAGAAACAGGGTGTGCTCGATCGCATCGCAGCGGAAAAAATAAAGGGAAAAATCAACGTTCAACGGTTTAAAGGGTTGGGTGAAATGAATCCCTCGCAACTGAGGGAGACCACTATCCATCCAGATACCCGCCGTCTTGTGCAGTTAACGGTGAATGCCGCTGATGGCACCGACAGTACAGTGGATATGCTGCTGGCCAAAAAACGGGCATCGGATCGCAAGAGCTGGCTTCAGAAGAAGGGTGACTTGGCCGAGGTATAG
- a CDS encoding exodeoxyribonuclease VII small subunit: MPKKEQNAPSFEEALTELETLAETLEQGDLSLEESLKSFERGVELTRTCQQALKEAEQKIQVLSDRRVSAGLEPLDSDS; the protein is encoded by the coding sequence GTGCCTAAAAAGGAACAAAATGCCCCTTCATTTGAAGAGGCCCTGACCGAACTTGAAACACTTGCAGAGACCCTGGAGCAAGGAGATCTCTCCTTGGAAGAGTCTCTGAAGTCCTTCGAACGCGGGGTAGAGCTGACCCGGACCTGCCAGCAGGCCCTTAAAGAGGCTGAACAGAAAATACAGGTGCTTTCAGATCGGCGGGTCAGTGCCGGATTGGAGCCACTCGACAGTGACAGCTGA
- the ispA gene encoding (2E,6E)-farnesyl diphosphate synthase translates to MTAEDTLKPYLQSCQKRVEQALEKWLPARNIQPTTLHEAMRYSTLNGGKRVRPVLVYAAGQALNVPPETLDGPACAVELMHAYSLVHDDLPAMDNDDLRRGKPTCHKAYGEATAILTGDALQTLAFKVLCLASTLDCTAETRLEMIETLVLASGSRGMAGGQAMDLDAVGRQIDLTQLENMHIHKTGALIRASVKLAMLAAPTADKNQIRNLDHYAKCIGLAFQVQDDILDIEGNTEALGKTQGKDQAQDKSTYPSLMGLEAAREMAQHLHHEALRSLDSLDVQADPLRWLADYIVRRSH, encoded by the coding sequence GTGACAGCTGAAGACACTCTGAAACCCTATCTTCAGAGCTGCCAGAAACGTGTCGAGCAGGCCCTGGAAAAGTGGCTGCCGGCTAGGAACATCCAGCCTACAACACTTCACGAAGCGATGCGCTATTCAACCCTCAACGGCGGAAAACGGGTCCGACCGGTACTGGTCTACGCAGCAGGCCAGGCTCTAAATGTACCTCCCGAAACCCTGGATGGCCCAGCCTGCGCAGTAGAGTTGATGCATGCCTACTCTCTGGTGCATGACGATTTACCCGCCATGGATAATGACGACCTTCGGCGGGGAAAACCTACCTGCCACAAAGCTTACGGGGAAGCTACCGCAATTCTTACCGGAGATGCCCTGCAGACCCTCGCGTTCAAGGTTCTATGTCTGGCTTCCACCCTTGATTGCACTGCAGAAACCCGACTAGAAATGATCGAGACACTGGTTCTTGCCAGCGGTTCCCGTGGAATGGCGGGGGGGCAGGCAATGGATCTCGATGCCGTAGGGAGGCAGATTGATCTGACTCAGCTGGAAAACATGCATATTCACAAAACTGGCGCACTAATAAGAGCCAGCGTCAAATTGGCTATGCTGGCAGCCCCAACAGCAGATAAAAATCAGATTCGCAACCTAGACCATTACGCTAAGTGCATCGGTCTGGCATTCCAGGTTCAGGACGATATTCTCGATATAGAGGGTAACACGGAAGCCCTTGGCAAAACCCAAGGGAAAGACCAGGCACAAGACAAATCCACCTACCCATCCCTGATGGGTCTGGAGGCCGCCAGGGAAATGGCGCAGCACCTTCATCACGAGGCCCTGAGAAGCCTGGACTCCCTGGATGTCCAAGCCGATCCACTGCGCTGGCTAGCTGACTATATAGTCAGGCGCTCTCACTGA
- the folE2 gene encoding GTP cyclohydrolase FolE2, translating into MTTTCDIADVQNSEDTRQIAINKVGIKDIRHPIRVKDRSDGEQHTIASFNMYVNLPHNFKGTHMSRFVEILNAHEREIGVASFKEMLAEMAVKLEANSGHIEMSFPYFINKIAPISKVQSLLDYDVTLIGEIHQNVATMFVKVVVPVTSLCPCSKKISDRGAHNQRSHVTVQAKTNGFVWIEEIIDIVEEEASCELYGLLKRPDEKYVTEYAYDNPKFVEDMVRDVARRLNNDDRFTAYIVESENFESIHNHSAYALIEKDKETDD; encoded by the coding sequence GTGACTACCACCTGTGATATCGCTGACGTTCAGAACAGCGAGGACACCCGGCAGATAGCCATTAATAAGGTCGGTATCAAAGATATCCGCCACCCGATACGGGTGAAAGACCGAAGCGATGGCGAGCAGCACACCATTGCCAGCTTTAACATGTATGTAAACCTGCCGCACAATTTCAAGGGCACGCACATGTCCCGTTTCGTGGAAATTCTAAACGCCCACGAAAGAGAGATCGGTGTCGCCTCGTTCAAAGAGATGCTGGCAGAAATGGCCGTTAAACTGGAAGCTAATTCCGGCCACATAGAGATGAGCTTCCCCTATTTCATCAACAAAATTGCCCCAATCTCCAAAGTTCAAAGTCTGCTCGATTATGATGTCACCCTGATTGGCGAGATTCATCAGAACGTCGCCACCATGTTTGTTAAAGTGGTGGTACCCGTCACCAGCCTCTGTCCCTGTTCGAAAAAAATCTCAGACCGAGGCGCCCACAATCAACGCTCTCACGTAACTGTTCAGGCAAAAACCAATGGATTTGTATGGATCGAGGAGATCATCGATATTGTCGAAGAAGAGGCCTCCTGCGAACTCTATGGTCTGCTCAAGCGCCCTGACGAAAAATATGTGACCGAGTATGCCTACGACAACCCAAAATTTGTTGAGGATATGGTTCGCGATGTTGCCAGACGGCTAAATAATGACGACCGCTTTACCGCCTATATCGTCGAATCGGAAAACTTCGAATCCATTCACAACCACTCAGCCTACGCACTGATCGAAAAAGATAAAGAGACTGACGACTAA